The Stomoxys calcitrans chromosome 3, idStoCalc2.1, whole genome shotgun sequence genome includes a region encoding these proteins:
- the LOC106084383 gene encoding anamorsin homolog translates to MEQFKGLQKTLYVWSTSDGLEKQVSELKTATGGEVQVENINRLTLASYANASFDLLVIENAQLTDAFGKLLQLLKPKGKLHLLSYVGSTESILQELKLSGFLNNTTKDGTITGEKPGYETGSAVKLSFAKAKPHQKPAAVWKIDGDEDEEDLINEDDLLDEEDKKKPDPESLRVCGTTGKRKACKDCSCGLAEELEAEKQNTKVETKNAKSSCGSCYLGDAFRCSTCPYLGMPAFKPGEKVQLAGNLLKSDV, encoded by the exons ATGGAGCAATTTAAAGGATTACAAAAGACATTGTACGTCTGGTCAACCTCGGATGGTTTGGAGAAGCAAGTCAGCGAACTTAAAACAGCCACAGGAGGCGAAGTGCAAGTGGAGAACATCAACCGATTGACTCTTG CGTCTTATGCAAATGCGTCATTCGATTTATTAGTCATAGAAAATGCCCAATTAACTGATGCTTTTGGTAAATTGTTGCAATTGTTAAAACCCAAGGGAAAATTACATCTACTCTCCTATGTGGGCAGCACCGAAAGTATTTTGCAGGAATTGAAATTGTCAGGTTTTTTAAATAACACTACAAAGGATGGAACCATAACAGGCGAGAAGCCAGGCTACGAGACAGGATCTGCAGTGAAGTTGTCCTTTGCCAAAGCAAAACCCCATCAAAAGCCAGCAGCTGTATGGAAAATTGATGGTGACGAAGATGAAGAGGATCTAATCAATGAAGATGATTTGTTGGATGAAGAGGACAAGAAGAAGCCAGATCCGGAATCATTAAGAG TTTGTGGTACAACTGGCAAAAGAAAGGCTTGCAAAGATTGTTCCTGTGGCCTAGCTGAGGAGTTAGAGgctgaaaaacaaaacactaaggTTGAGACAAAAAATGCCAAGTCCAGCTGTGGCAGT TGCTATTTAGGAGATGCTTTCCGTTGTTCCACTTGCCCTTATTTGGGTATGCCAGCTTTTAAACCTGGTGAAAAAGTACAATTGGCTGGAAATCTTTTAAAATCGGATGTTTGA